In the Abyssisolibacter fermentans genome, TTTCAGTGAATTCGAAGGCAATTACGTAGTAATTACAACACAACGTTTCAACAAGGCACAAGATTGCGCACCGCCTGTTAAATATAATCATACCCGCTACCTATAGAGGTGAGGGACATCTTGCGCCTTGTTATAATCAGAAGGAACCTTATGAATGAATCTCCTATTCTTCTCTACTATGAAACTCACTACTCATTTCATTCCTAGGAGTAAGCGATTCACACTAAATCAAGATTTAGGTTCACTGCTCATAATTTTCTATGAATAATCTGGGTTAATATGTATTATAACAAAACTCACTTATCCAGTAAACATTATTCTTTCTTGATTTTTAAATAAATATTACATATAATAAAATCATTATACGAAAGGTAGTGGATTATTAGAATGAATGTATTAAAAATAAGAAATGTCTTGCCTGAAGATTTGGATTCTGTCACAGAAATAGAATCGGTTTGTTTCCCTTCAGCTGAAGCAGCTAAAAGAAATGTTTTTAAGGATAGAATTTCAAGTTTTCCCGAAGGCTTTTTTGTTGCTGAACTGGATAATCAAATTATAGGCTTTATTAATGGAGGAGCTACTAATAAAAAACATATTGAAGATGAATTTTTTGAAAATATGAATTTACATATACCAAATGGTGAAAACATAGCAATTTTCGGTTTGGATGTACATCCTGATTATCAAAGAAATGGATATGCAAAAAAATTAATAAATCATTTTATTACTGCTGCAAAAAATGATGGTAGAATAAGAGTTTTACTTACTTGCAAAGAACATTTAATCAAATATTATGAGCAATTTGGATTTATTAATGAAGGTGTATCTCAATCAGTTCATGGTGGAGCTAAGTGGTATGATATGTATCTTGCATTTTAATATGGATATGAGATAGATTATTGAAGGAAGTCAAAATGGCTTCCTTCGATTTATATCATAATGTTAATCATCTTTATTTGCACATTTTAACAAATTCAATTGGGTGTTGAATAATTTTTGACGTTTCCTCAATCGAATAACCCTCAGCAAGATAACGCTTCGCTATAATTGCCATAGATTCTCCTATCTCTATAATATGATAATCTGGGTCGTAAATGCGAACAACACGTTGCTGCCACTCATGTTTCTTAGGTTGATGAACATATTCAACATC is a window encoding:
- a CDS encoding GNAT family N-acetyltransferase — translated: MNVLKIRNVLPEDLDSVTEIESVCFPSAEAAKRNVFKDRISSFPEGFFVAELDNQIIGFINGGATNKKHIEDEFFENMNLHIPNGENIAIFGLDVHPDYQRNGYAKKLINHFITAAKNDGRIRVLLTCKEHLIKYYEQFGFINEGVSQSVHGGAKWYDMYLAF